The following is a genomic window from Gallus gallus isolate bGalGal1 chromosome 14, bGalGal1.mat.broiler.GRCg7b, whole genome shotgun sequence.
GGATAGTCACGTTGGGCTGTGTATCGTGGAGAAAAATACTATTGCTGTGGGCTGGAATAATCTGCCATCTGATCCCAGCTTTATCTGCAAAGAGAAACATTGGAATCCTATTTCTgcttaatgaaataaagaggaaaagttGCACGTCAAGTTCTGTACAAAGAGATCTCCGCGTGCTGGTACGAATGTAACAGCATTGTGCAGTCCAGCTGCACTGCTGTAAGGCTGCAAAAGATAGGGATTTGAGGTGTGAGAAGTCCTGCATCTCTGCCCTTTACTTAAATCTCTCCTTCTTTTTAACCCTCAGAGAACAGTTACAAGTTGCAAGCcacatttaaacattttcacAGTTACAGTGCAGCACAGGTTTCTTCCTGTTCTAGGCTTAACCCTCATGATCGTTCCTATTAGCACCAAACTTGTAACGTGTCTCAAATTGATGCTGTAACAAATGAGAGCGGTGACAGGATGCAGCAAAGGGCTGAGATGTCTTAATTTCCTGAGCAAATCCATGCAGGAGGGTTACTGCTCTCAGGCAGAACTCTCCTCAATCCAAGGATCTCATGACTGGACAATAACCActgcaaaaaggaaatgttCCATTTCATCTCCACTACTGATTAAGTAATTGGGAGAGGCCAAATCTATTGATACAGTGAATGAAAAAGGCACCTACCAAGTTCAGCCTGGAACATGTGGTAAGTGTCCAGGTTACGGACTGTCAAAGCAATATAGACCTCAGGTTTTCTATCTGCTCTTGAAGTGGAGAACTTCTGTAGCATACCAGTAAGGGATAAGGTTATCTCTGGATCATAGATCACATCTGcatgggagaaaaaggaaaatattcaggATTAATTAAGAATTGAGCAGAAAGCAAGCTACAAATTATataagaagataaaatattcacctgaaggaggaaggatattttttttttaactgagagaTTTAAAAATTTCGAAGAGATGTTAGAAGATGCCACATCAAAGTGCTCTCATCTCCACCATCAGTCCAAAATTCACATATTTAATGTATCATGCGATACCTTTGACAAAATGTAATGACAGAGGCTGTCGTTATGTTTTGTCATTTCTATACCTGAACTCTTAGatgatttttgctttggaaagccACTGCATTGAGGAGTAAAATCCTGTAGCTACCATGATGCAGTTTTACTTTTGCtagcctgggttgcaaaggaccacaatgctcatccagttccaaccccctgctatgtgcagggttgccaaccagcagcccaggctgcccagagccacatccagcctggccttgaatgcctccagggatggggcatccacagcctccttgggcaacctgtgcagtgcgtcaccaccctctgggtgaaaaacttccttctaatatccaacctaaacctcccctgtctcagcttaaaaccattcccccttgtcctatcactatccaccctcataaacagttgttctccctcctgtttatatgctcccttcaagtactggaaggccgcagtgaggtctccccggagcctcctcttctccaagctaaacaaacacaaatgcatttatgtttatttctgttagCTCCTTACTCCTGCATGCCACTGCAAAGTCAGGCAGAACCAGAAGGAAGAGGTACCTGCTGCAATGACGACGTCTGCTTGCAGAGCCAGCAGTTGCTCTTCTGTAACTGAACCCCAGTCGAGCTCTGCAACAACGAGTTTGGGTTGTTGgtattccttcccttctgcctcCTGCCCTTGGGCTGGATTTGTAGTTTCAGGCTCCAGGGTAAAGCCATTCAAATGGATGTTTTCTGTCAGCTGTTTGAGAACACAGTGGTGGTAATCACTGAATATGTATGTCTTGGGATTGCAGGTTTTGCAGATCACAAGTCCAGTGAAGCCGACTCCACTTCCTAATTCCAAGACTGTCCTAAAGGTTAACGGTGTAAAATAAGTATTGATGGGGACTCTGTCACGGAGTTAAGAAATCAGAATATTCCAAGTTTATCTAAAGGTAAATTCAGTCTCAGATTATCTCAATTTTTGACCAAACCCCCTACAATCTAATGTTTGTTTCAAGTAATTGCTAAAGTTGGCAAACAAGATGCAGTTATAAGAATTAATCACTGGAATTATTAATTCCATCACGGGGATGAGAATCATTCCACCTATCTCTGGACTTCTGCAGCAGTTATCTGTATCTGAACTGGTTCACTTCTTTCCTTAGTGGAGAGAAGTGGATGTTTCTAAAGCACTGTTCTGTTCTTCGTGAGGAACTTCAAATTGATTTAGCTGAAGCTGTGCCCAGAAGTGCCCATTCCCTTCTGGTGCTTATAGACTAAGCATCTTTCAGTATCTAcaggggggctataagaaagaaagggatggattctttagcaggatctgttgtgaaatggtttcaaactacgAGAGGGGACatttagactggatatcagAACGTTACAGTGGTGAGGCtctgacacaggttgcccagagctctatgtgccacatccctggaTGTACCCAGAGCTgtgcatggggccctgggcagcctgagctgcgGCCGACAGCCCACATCCATGGGCTGGGGATGGAGGGCTGtaaggctccttccaacccaaccatgctggGATTCTGTTGTAAGTTATTGGTTAGGCAGTGTGTTAGCTGAAATTCAACAGcctacagcacagagcagatcagAATAGGTGGCATAATGGTTTTCATCTTAAAGCCTGTTTTAAGGTAACTATGAAGTCACCTCCTGAACTGTTGCGGAATAGGAGGAGAGCAGTTGTTATCTGGCACCAAACCCCATTTCTGTCCATGACATTGTTATTACCTGTTAGTGAAGACTGCGGGGTTCTCCGTTGCCCACTCAGcgagctgcagagcagcatccCATGTGATGAGCCCTGTGGTTCCTTGAGAGATAATGGCCACGCTCTCGGAAAGGGTCACGGGTTCCCCTGAGGGCTGGAGGTCACAcgtggagagagagagagagagagagagatgtcaGCAAAGGCAgccgtgctgcagcctgcaaaagAGGGCTGGAAGCACTCTGAGTTTCGGGAGGTGACCTACACTTTGTCTCACAGACTCACAGCATTgctctgagttggaagagaccttcagaGGTCACCcggtccaactcccctgcagccACCAGGGCCGGGTGTTCGCTTTAGATGAATAGAAGCGATTTGCAAAGAAGCAGCGTTGGCAGTGTTTACCAGCAAGTAGCTTTTGTAGCAGTGAGCGGATTCTTCCTCATTTAAGATACGTGCCAAAGCATCGTACAGCTCATCCAGGGGGTCGGCTGCCGTGGATTCGTGCTGCGAACAGAGAACAGAGCTTCGAGCCGGGCCCCAAAACGGCGAGCACGCGTTAAATACCCCATGAAGGAGACGAAGCGAAGAGCTGCGGGCAGTCCGGACTGCGAACGGTACCTTCTTAATGAGCTCGGTGAGAAAGCAGCGCCTGTAGGCGGCGGACGGGGGGTACCGCACACACAGCGGGTGGAGGACggtctgaaagaagaaaagctgcgACTGAGCCCCGGAGCCGCGGAAGGCTTTGCGAAAGGCCGACGGCTTCAGGCTGCAGTTGGAGGCCGTACCTGGTGCAGGATGTCTGCCAGCAGGGAGGACTGGGAGCGCTCCGGGGCGGCCCGCAGCTGCTGCTCCAATTCCTAAAGCACAGCGAGAGCGGAGCTGAAGCGCAGCAGCCGAACGGCCGAGCCCCGCACCCCCCGGCCCAGCTCACCGCCCAGGGCATGCCGCGGAGCTGCCGCGCCGCAAGGAAGCGCCGCTGgaagagcagccccagctccggCCCTGGCCCCGCCATCCGCCCGAGGCCGCCGTGCCCCGGTCCCGCTGCCGGCAAAGGGGAGCGGCAAGGGGGAGCAGCGCCGCCGCCGGAACGGGGACGCGAACCCACGACCCTCGGATTGAAAGCCCAGCGCCCTCCGCGCCCGTAGCGGCAGTCCAAGAGAGGCGGGGCTCCGCTTCCGGCGCGGCGTGATGACGTCAGTACCCCGCGCCGTCGCTAAGGACACGGTGCCCGCTGCGCAGCTCCGCGTCGGGGCCGAGGCCGGGTTGGGGTCGGGTCCAGCGGCGCCATGGGCGGTTACACCGCGGACGAGAAGCTgcggctgcagcagctccgCGCCCTGCGGCGCCGCTGGCTGCGAGACCAGGAGCTGAGCGAGCGGGAGCCCGTGCTGCCGGAGCGGCGGCTGGGGCCCGTAGCCGCCTTCTGGGAGCGCTTCCTGCAGCCCGGCGGCCTCTGGCGGCAGAAGGTGAGCGAGGAGCGGTGAGAGGTGAGGGGGTTCCGGCCCCGAGCCCCGGCTCCGAGTCCCGTTCCTGAGCACCGTTCTGCTGTCCCGCAGGTGTTCAACGCTTACCAGAGCAGCGGCTTCTTCCTGCTGCGGGTGCTGATCCCTGCCTGGCTCCTCCACTACTACGTGAAGTACCACGTCTCGGTGCGTGGACTGCGGGGCGGGGGAGACCTCACCGGTGCCTAAAGGGAGCTTTTAAGCAGGAGCGGGAAAGGGTTTTTACACGGGCGGGTAATGatgggacaagagggaatggctttcaATTAAAAGAGGGGAAGTCTAGGTCGGATGTCGGGGAAATTCTTTAcgcagagggcagtgaggcgctggcactgctggtcagagctgtggctgctcatccctggaggtgcccgaggccgtggatgggccctgggcagctgagctggggggaGGGCAGCCAACCCACAGCACAGAACCAGATGGACTTCGAACCTAACCGTGCTGTAATTCTGTTCTAGTCACTGATGCTGGGAGATGCTGGGACAGCTGTTGCTGCAGCTGTTGGTGTGGGAGGGAGGCATGCAGTGACCTAATGCTGGAATAGAGCTCCCGTTTCTATGTCTTTTCTGGCTGgtatttttttaactaataGGAAGAACCCCAAGTAGTGAGCTTTACACTTAACGGTGCATGTTTTAGAAGGGTTATGCTCTCTGTTTTGGAAATTCTTTATGCTTCACCTGGGtgatgttcctttttctttctccccctttgtgctttcagaaaaagcCGTATGGTATCACTATGTCAAACCCAGCAGTATTCCCAGTAAGTCCATTCATTCTTGTACCATCTTCTAGCTTTGTTAAGCAGTGGCAGAGAAAGGATGGCTTCAGAAGTAGGGGTtgatgcagcagctgtgcagggagcgTTTCTGGAAGGAGGCACCTGATGCTCACAAGGCAGCTCATCCCGGAGCAGCACTGCGCAGTGGGTACAGCATTGGTTTAGCCCTTAGAGTAGACAGTGCCAATTTCTTTAGTACTTTCCTTGTGACTGCAGACTTGTAAGTATTCGGGCTGACAGCTCTGTCCACTCTGAGCAGTAAACACCATCATCCCCTCCCAGGGCTCTGGTAGTGCCTGGGGTGGGTTCTATTGCTGGAGGGGTACGCAGAGACCACCGGGGGTTCACCGGAGTCTGAAGCTTTCTTGTTTGGTTCTCGCTTGGGACAGTAGACAGCATCTGTCAGACTGTTTGGTCTTTACGGCTTTTCAGTTGCTAGCTGGTGGGCATAGCGAGTTGGTGAGCAAATATCCCCATATAATACTCTCATataagtgttttttgttgttgtttctgctcATTGCACGCTTTTTGCACATTCTGCTctatctaaaaaaaataataataaaagttacACCCCTAACAACTGCGTAGCAACGTACTGAAGGTCGAGCTGTGAGCTGCTGACTGCAGCCTGATCACTCGAGCTAGGTCAGCTCAGCAGGCCGAGGCAATGCCTGCAGCTTGAGCAAGCAGAGGTCAGGCGTTGGGTTGATTTTGCTGAGGTTCTGCAGCTCTCCACATACAGCTGGCTGTTGGGTTGGAGATCAGCGGGGGTGGTGCTGTGTTGAAGGTGGTTATGCAGTGCTACAAATGCAGTGTACGTTCATGAGACAAAACCTCACCGTGTGCTCTCATCCCATCAGGGGGACAGAATTTTAGAGACGGGAGAAACTGTTCCACCTCTGGCAGACGAACCCTCTGGGCACCACTGACAGCTGAAGGCCGACGTCCTGCAGCAAAGAAGGCAAGAGCTGCGGCCGCCCGTGATTTCTCTGCCATAAAAGAGTCTTTATTCTGCATCGCCTCATCTTTTCTGTCATTTACTTTCTCCTCAGTCCAGACTCTCCCAGTTGATACTCACATGAGAGTTTCCCTTGTTTTCAATGAGGCTTATTGCTAAGCCCTGGTGGTTTCtctctccccccttccccccatcccTTTTTTATCTGGCCTGACTGTAGAGCAATGTGAGCTTTGCAGTAATGGCAGGGACTGTATAGATTGCTGGGAGTTGGTCAATAGTCTGCTCAGAGGAGGGGTGTCATGGCAAGCTCCTGCACACATGCACGCAACAGCTGTCCTCTAGGAGACAGCCCAGCAAGCCCTCTTCTGCTGGCTTCTGGTAtttacagtgaaaatgaagCTTCCCCCTATGTCATCCCATGTCCCGGCCAACAGAGGGGAGCAGAGATAGCACCATTGCAGAGATAGCACCCCACCAACCTCACCATCCCAGCATACAAGAATCAGTGTGATACAGGTTTAGTCTGCCCAGACAAAGAatccagctgggaaggagagcagaggTTCCTGAGTCATCCCAAAAGGTTGGCTGGTTGGTttgaagagaagcagagagatgaGGTTCTGAAGAGCTAAGCCAAAATTCTTTACCTCTTCACCTTTAGCACTTCATTCTGTCTTCAGCGTTTCCTGACTTGGAGTCCTCTTGCCCTCGCTGTCCCCTAGTACCCATGGCACTTTCTACTGGGAAATACCAGCCTTTTAATCTAGTGCTAAATCTGCAGATGTTTTGGTGGCTACTTTGGTGATAGAAATGACTAAAAGAGGAATTCCAGTTGTGCCTGGAGGCACGGAATGCGAGGGGCTGGGACAGGAGCAAGGTGACCTCACGGAACTGTGTGATGGCAGCAGCCTCTGTTGACATTTGTGACATCaggcctgcagagctgtggccaACACGTGGATGAAAACTCCTGCAGTCAAAGGAGATCCTGGAGGCTATGGACCCCTTGACAGGCAGCCAGGCACAGCCCCCTGCCCCCCATCCTTTGCTGGTCCCCCAGGCCCCCACCAAGTATGCAGCCATCTCCACCCCTAGGTAAAATGCAGCTCAGGGTGGGTGCAGGGAGTAGGGGAGTGAAGGATGGTGGTCATGGGCTGTGGGGAGCACCGGGGAGCAGCAGGGATCCCTGCAGGTCGTcaggaggctctggggaaggGGGACACTGGGGAAGCTAGAGGTCCATGTGAGGGCTGGTGGGGACAGGGGAAAGTAGAGAGTAGGGAGATAATCGGGGTGATGGAGGGTTATTGGTGGTGGTAGGGGCCAGCAGGGTTAATggaggggttggaagggtctcACGGGTGGGTGAGGTGCTGTGCTTCCTTGCCATGACCGTGGGGGTCACTGCCCCGTGGTGTGtcagctcccccagcacagaGTTGCCCAGGATCAGCTCTTCCCAAAGCGGCTACAGCCTGAAGCGATCCTTCGCCTGCACcaacttgctgctgctcagcatggCCAGCCCCGATGGCTCTGTGGACAGTGAGGCATCCCTCGTCCCCCACGTACACATGTCTTGCTCCAAGGATAAATCCAAGCCCACCACCTCCACGGTGAGTGACTGCTGGGGATACCCCACATCCCTGGGAGCTCGCTGGTACCCCACCACACAAACGAAGACTGGGGACGTGCCCACACCACTAGGGATGCCTGATACCCCCAGGAAAACGCTGGCACTCCCCACCTGTAGTGAAAGATCCCCCAGGACTGCATTCACAGTACCTCCTGAGTTCCATGGACATCACAGCTCCAGCACTCCTAGGGAACCTGACACCCTAATCACCCATGTCCCCAGGAGGTGAGGCTCTGGTGGCTGTTGTAGGACACAGGCTCGGTCCCAAGTCTCGTGGACTGGTGTCCTGTGCCAACCAGTGCATGTAGAGCTGGTATGTGGGGCCCTGGGGTTGCCATGGGAAGGGAACAGATACCTCTCCCCAGAACTGAGAGGGGTTTGCCTGTCCCAAGCCCACCAAAAAAAGACAGTACATGGCAGAGGGGGTGTCATGGGACAGTTACAGCAGGACAACTAATTGCTACCGCAGGAGAATTGATCGTCACCAGCACGACTGTCCCACTGAAGAAGGCAGCGTGTGCTGCACAGTGAGCAGGACCAGCCTCCCACTGCAGGACATCACAGTGCTAAAAGCGTGTTGCTTCTGTGCAATGAATATTCCTCTGTACAGACGTGGTGTGATTCTTACTCGGGGATTCACCTACACCTCTCTGAAAAACCCTTCTGAGTCTTATTCACCTCTTGTGCTAAATGTGGGTGATGCATTATCTTGACACTGAGATCAAAACCCTTTGGGGGTTGTACAAGATCATTATCTTCAGCGTCCTCTGTGTTACACATAGGACCCCACCCACGTGTATGCACACGAGCACATCTGCAtaactgcacacacacacacacacaaatagaTTTTTAGTCAATGTTCTTTGCACTTTTGCTGCACAAAGCTTTGCCACAACAGCTTAAGGACGCGTGGAGGAGGATCTCCTCACAAACAGGTACTAGATGACatgctctgggctgcagctttccttcagAGCTCCAGCAGGACCTCCTTGTTCCTCACGCTGTAATGAGAGCTGTGGTGGAGGGCAGGTGCCAGGACAGCGTGGAAAGAAGCCACTTGGTAGGCTAGAGCTAAGGTAGGCTGGAAGGTAAGGGTGGAGGGAAACGCTCCTTCACACCTTGCTGGTTTGGGAGACAGAGGCCGGCAGATGCTCTGCTGGTTGAGCACTGCAGCCCTTCTACCTGCCGCCCCTCGAGCGGGAGCTGCTGGCTCCAGCACTGGCTCTGGGAGCTCAGCCAAGAAGTCTCCACGTCCTCCCGCTCCGTGTGCCATCCTTGGCGCATGGCTcgtgggctgcagctcagccccaccgCCGTCCCCACGGGGTCCCCATCCCTCACAGCACTGTCCTCTCATAGCTGTTGCTGCGGTCTTTGAAAAGCTGTGGCGACGACAGGAGGGGAAATAGGAACTCAGGTGCCGTAAGAAGCGTAAATAAGTCATAACACCTCCTCTGCAGTCGTCTTTCTCCATCGCTCGGGGACAAAcccctgctgctcagccctggcCGTGTGCACGGAGCGGGGAGGAGAGGTGGGGAGCAGCACCGGGAAAGGCGCCCGGCGGTCCCGTCCCACTGGGGGTACCCCATGGCTCTATAAGGGACGGCACTGCGCTGCCGACCGCCCGGCATTCTGCGAGGTGGGAGCGCGGGGAGCTGACGGTGGCGCCGGGGGGGTCCCGGCGTTGCGGGGGGTTCCCGCCCGGCTCCCGGCGGATGGAGGGACGGGGCAGCCCGGAGCTGAACCCCAGCTCGCTTCGTGCACCGCCAGGTCATTAGGAGGTGTAATTAGCAGCGTCGGCGGCTCCCGGCGAAGCGGCCGGGTGGAGACGGAGCACGGGAACGCTGAGCCTCGGGGCTCCCATCTCAGCGCCGGGCACGCCCGAGCCCCGGCCCCGCCTCCCGCAGCCCGGCAGAGCGCGGCCCTCGGCCTTCGGAGCCGCCGGGTGAGGCCGGAGCGCACGCCGGGAGCTGTAgtcctccccgccccccccgctcCTCGGCTCGGCTCCCGGCGCGcaccgctccgccgccgccttCCGCTGCTGCCGCGCGGCGCCGCTCGGGGCTCGTAGTCCGCCCGCGCTATTCACGACGGCCTCTGCGCCGTTTCCGCGCCGTAGCGTCCGGAGGGCGGGATGGGGCGCTACGCCACGGCGGCGGCGTAAGGGCGGGCGTGGGGACTCTGGGGCAAGGCCGGGCCGGCGGCGGAGCGGGAGGAAGGCGGCGGAGGAGCGGCCGTGTGCCGCGGAGGGCGGgcggggagagagggaggaggaggaggagaggaggtggaggagggggCGAAGTTACTGCGCTCGGCGGGAAGTGCGGGGCCGCGGGCACGGCGGCAGCAGCGCGGCCGCTCAGGTAAGCGGGGCCGGGGGCCTCTGGGAGCGGGGGCCGCTTCGCCGcagccgggccggggccgcgcgGAGCCGCCGCGTTCCCCACAGCCGGGCCCGGGCCGCCCCCGCGCCGCTCGGCACCACCTGTTGGCGGAGCGCGGGCCGCGGCGCTGCCCCGGGCTGAGCTGAGGGGGTCGCGGCTCCGAacgggctgcggggccggcggcCTTCGGGCTGCGCTGCGCGGGGCTCCGTGCCGCCCTCAGGCGCTGGGGCTGCTCCGAGGGTCCGCTGCCGCACGGCTCGGGGGGAGGAAAGGGTTCCGGGCTCATCGTAATCGCTCCATTTTCTGAGCGACTCATCGCCCCGTGCCGCATCCCGGCCGTCCCCGGCTTCGGGAGCGGCGCGTTGGGGTGGCTGTGCGATGGGAGCTGTGCGTGCTGTGCTCCTCGTGTCGGGTTGGTTCCTCCGACTGCTGCCTTCAGGCTGAAATCTCAGCGTGCTGTGGGCCCACGGTGTGCACGGGCGGCGTTCCGTGGTCAGGCAGGAGGTGCAGCCGATGCCCTGAGGGGCAGCAGGACCCGGCATGGTGCCTGTTGGTCTCAGTGTGGGATCGTGGTCCCCTGCGCTCGTGTTGGAGCCCCTCCTCGCCCTGCTGGGAGGCTCTTTTAGGACCTCTTCTTGGCTGGTTGTGGCTGCTGTTGAAGTGCAGCAGGACTGGGCTGTGGGTGAGGAACGAGCTGCAGGAGCATATGGGGTGTGTGAAGCACCTGGTGCTGCTGTCCTTTGGCTCCGATGTGAATACGACCCTGACGCGTGTCAGAGAGACGTGATCCCAAGTGCTGTGGTTTCAGGTAACTGGGCATGTTGGCTTGCTGTAACTCGCATCAGCTGCTGTCTGTGGTCCGAGGCTGATGCAGCTCCTTTCCCAGGTGGGCCCTGAGGCTGCGGAGCCCTTTGGGGAGGTTTCATGTGACTCAGAGCCTGCCAGGCCGGATTGCTTGGTCAGGGAacaggagagctgcaggctcAGCCTGGTGACTTGGAGCATACGGGAGCTCAAGGCGTGCGCCAGGCATAATGCCTTTTGAGTTGGAGTAGAGCAAAAGTGCTAAAGTTGCACaacacggggggggggggggagggagggaagaaaagaagttggGTGTGCTGTCCAGCCTGGAGCTGCCTGGCAGTGGCTGAAGGATGGGGTGAGCCCCCAGAGGGGCtgggctgctgagggctgtATCTGCGGAGGGAACGGCCCAAAGCCTGTGGCTGAGAGTGAGGGGCTTTGTCATGGGGGAAATGTACTGCTTTTGGTTGTCCCAGAGGTTTTGTGGGCTTTGCCTGGGAGACCCAGAGGTTGCTCTGTAACAGATTGGGGGctgataaacaggagggagagtgACTTCTTACGTGGGCAGATAGTGACAGGGCAAGTTGGAAGGGTTTCACACCAAAAGAAGGGGAGATTCAGGTGAGATTTGAGGAGGAaaatctttactcagagggcagtgaggcactggcactgctgcccagagctggggaTGCCCCCAtggatgggctctgggcagcctgaactggtggggggcagccggcccatggcaggggtgggTCTGGGGGGGCTGCGAGGGCCCTTCCCACCCAACCACGCCATGGTtctgtgctggggcagcacaCGATGTCCTGACGAGCTGGAACGTGGGGCTCTGAGGAAGGTCACAGGTAGTGCAGCCTTGGGAAGGCTGCTTATGTGGGTTGGACGTGGGAGTTGGGGGctccctcctctttttcctgCCTCAGCAAGGCGTGCTGTCTGCCCGCTCCCACAGA
Proteins encoded in this region:
- the EEF2KMT gene encoding protein-lysine N-methyltransferase EEF2KMT, with the protein product MAGPGPELGLLFQRRFLAARQLRGMPWAELEQQLRAAPERSQSSLLADILHQTVLHPLCVRYPPSAAYRRCFLTELIKKHESTAADPLDELYDALARILNEEESAHCYKSYLLPSGEPVTLSESVAIISQGTTGLITWDAALQLAEWATENPAVFTNRTVLELGSGVGFTGLVICKTCNPKTYIFSDYHHCVLKQLTENIHLNGFTLEPETTNPAQGQEAEGKEYQQPKLVVAELDWGSVTEEQLLALQADVVIAADVIYDPEITLSLTGMLQKFSTSRADRKPEVYIALTVRNLDTYHMFQAELDKAGIRWQIIPAHSNSIFLHDTQPNVTILQLFI
- the NDUFB6 gene encoding NADH dehydrogenase [ubiquinone] 1 beta subcomplex subunit 6 codes for the protein MGGYTADEKLRLQQLRALRRRWLRDQELSEREPVLPERRLGPVAAFWERFLQPGGLWRQKVFNAYQSSGFFLLRVLIPAWLLHYYVKYHVSKKPYGITMSNPAVFPGDRILETGETVPPLADEPSGHH